A DNA window from Aestuariispira ectoiniformans contains the following coding sequences:
- a CDS encoding homoserine O-succinyltransferase — MPIKIPDTLPARKFLEGEGLVVMRESEAARQDIRPLRIALLNLMPLKEKTEIHFSRLIGATPLQVELTLVTTGSYTPTNVSKQHMLDFYKPWEEIKDQKFDGLIVTGAPVETLPFEDVAYWEEISNIFDWTQSNVFNTLNICWGAQAALYHFYQVPKHQLDDKIFGLFPHHIVKKHSILLRGFADSFPVPVSRHTETTKEDIVKVPGLEILAESDEAGVCIVRDRGRRQVYMFNHLEYDATTLKDEYDRDVSQGLEINPPKYYFPQDDPSQVPLNTWRAHAHLLIANWINDVYQNTPFNMDDIGRE; from the coding sequence ATGCCGATCAAGATTCCCGATACGTTGCCTGCGCGAAAATTCCTGGAGGGGGAAGGTCTCGTCGTGATGCGGGAGTCCGAGGCAGCGCGTCAGGATATCCGACCGTTGCGTATCGCACTGCTTAACCTGATGCCCTTGAAAGAAAAAACCGAGATACATTTTTCCCGGTTGATCGGGGCGACCCCGCTACAGGTGGAACTGACGCTGGTGACGACCGGCAGCTATACGCCGACCAACGTGTCCAAGCAGCATATGCTGGACTTCTACAAACCCTGGGAAGAGATCAAGGATCAGAAATTTGACGGTCTGATCGTCACGGGGGCGCCGGTGGAGACTTTGCCGTTCGAGGACGTCGCCTATTGGGAGGAAATATCGAATATTTTCGATTGGACCCAAAGCAATGTCTTCAACACATTGAATATCTGCTGGGGCGCGCAGGCGGCTCTGTACCATTTTTACCAGGTGCCGAAACACCAGCTTGATGACAAGATTTTTGGCCTGTTCCCGCATCATATCGTTAAAAAGCATTCCATTCTGCTGCGTGGCTTTGCAGATAGCTTCCCGGTGCCGGTTTCCCGACATACAGAAACCACGAAGGAGGATATCGTAAAGGTGCCGGGCCTGGAGATTCTGGCGGAATCGGACGAGGCCGGGGTCTGTATTGTCCGCGATCGCGGCAGGCGTCAGGTCTATATGTTCAATCATCTTGAATATGACGCGACGACGCTGAAAGACGAATATGATCGTGACGTAAGTCAAGGACTGGAGATCAATCCTCCGAAATACTACTTCCCGCAGGACGATCCGTCGCAGGTGCCTCTTAATACTTGGCGGGCACACGCACATCTGCTAATTGCGAATTGGATCAACGACGTTTACCAGAATACGCCGTTCAACATGGACGACATCGGCCGGGAGTAG